AGCATTATGGCCTAATTTTGTGGGCGGACATCCGATGGCAGGGAACACGCAAACCGGAATTAATGCGGCTCAACACCATCTATTTGTCAACAAACCTTATGTCATAACACCGACCGCTAACACACCCCTCGAATCTATTAAAATTGTAGAATCAATTGTGGATTTATTGCAAGCTAAAATTTATCATTGTCAACCGGAAGAACATGATCGGGCTGTGGCGTGGATTTCCCATCTCCCTGTCATCGTTAGTGGTAGTTTAATCGCAGCTTTAAGACAGGAAGATAACCCCGATGTCGCCTTGTTAGCTCATTATTTTGCTAGTTCAGGATTTCGAGATACCAGCCGCGTTGGTGGGGGGAATCCTGAACTGGGATTAATGATGGCAAAATATAATCGGGATGCTTTATTACGTTCTCTACAATCCTATCGTCAAACCTTAGATAAAATTACCACTTATATTGAACAAGAAGACTGGCAAACCTTAGAAAAACAATTACATCAAAATCATGATGATCGTCTAAAATTTAATCTCTAACCCGTAGTAAGCCCTTCAGGGCTTTCTCATTCCCCCCTCAAGAATG
The window above is part of the Planktothrix sp. FACHB-1365 genome. Proteins encoded here:
- a CDS encoding prephenate/arogenate dehydrogenase; the encoded protein is MNIGIVGLGLIGGSLGLELYTHRQQTQAQISNNPSASPSPSYGILGISLEQKICDIAVKRGVVDEASVDLSLMSQADIIFICTPIAAIAPTVAKLIPYLQPHTILTDVGSVKKPIVENCSALWPNFVGGHPMAGNTQTGINAAQHHLFVNKPYVITPTANTPLESIKIVESIVDLLQAKIYHCQPEEHDRAVAWISHLPVIVSGSLIAALRQEDNPDVALLAHYFASSGFRDTSRVGGGNPELGLMMAKYNRDALLRSLQSYRQTLDKITTYIEQEDWQTLEKQLHQNHDDRLKFNL